In bacterium, the following proteins share a genomic window:
- a CDS encoding alpha-L-fucosidase gives MVEKFILPKGPFEPNWESLRNYQVPQWYLDAKFGIFIHWGLYSVPAFYSEWYPHFMYVKDSPVYNYHIQHYGPQSKFGYKDFIPLFKGEKWDPYAWVDLFKKAGAKYIVPVIQFHDGFPMYDCPFTRWNSVRMGPKRDVARELSNAARENGLRFCLSYHFAEHWFWFHPGKLIESDVNDPQYADFYGPAQPEETSPDEAFLEHWLERLIHLVDTYKPSLVWFDWWLHEKPVFAPYLQFFAAYYYNRGHQWGEGVVITYKYDAFPEGTAVLDVERGQLGDISPFFWQTDTSIDRKSWCHIQDPDYKSPEHIIRQLADIVSKNGCLLLNVAPRADGTIPEEQQEILLKIGNWLSRYGEAIYGTRPWVKYKEGPIDFPAGSFVDGTEIEFTSKDIRFTRKGDYLYAIFMNSPKGNQLVIESLGAGNTHSVEVQEVELLPNYEKLKWRKAEGGLFIELVKKPEDKIFALRMKIR, from the coding sequence ATGGTAGAAAAATTCATTCTTCCTAAAGGTCCTTTTGAGCCAAACTGGGAGTCCCTCAGGAATTATCAAGTCCCCCAATGGTATCTTGATGCAAAGTTCGGCATCTTCATCCATTGGGGTCTGTACTCCGTTCCCGCTTTCTACAGCGAGTGGTATCCCCACTTTATGTATGTCAAGGATTCGCCCGTGTACAATTATCATATCCAGCATTATGGTCCCCAGTCGAAGTTCGGTTATAAGGATTTCATCCCCTTATTCAAGGGAGAGAAGTGGGACCCTTACGCTTGGGTTGATTTGTTTAAGAAAGCGGGAGCTAAATACATTGTCCCCGTTATTCAATTCCACGATGGCTTCCCCATGTATGATTGCCCCTTCACTCGCTGGAATTCCGTCCGAATGGGTCCAAAGCGGGATGTTGCGCGTGAATTATCTAATGCCGCGAGAGAGAATGGACTCCGTTTCTGCCTTTCATATCATTTCGCTGAACATTGGTTCTGGTTCCACCCGGGAAAGCTCATTGAATCCGATGTCAACGACCCTCAGTATGCCGATTTCTACGGTCCCGCCCAACCAGAGGAAACCTCTCCCGATGAAGCTTTCCTTGAACACTGGCTTGAACGCCTCATCCATCTTGTTGATACATATAAACCCTCCCTCGTCTGGTTTGACTGGTGGCTACATGAAAAACCCGTCTTCGCTCCCTACCTGCAGTTCTTCGCCGCTTATTATTACAACAGAGGACATCAGTGGGGAGAGGGAGTTGTGATTACTTATAAATATGATGCTTTCCCTGAAGGAACAGCTGTTTTGGATGTGGAAAGAGGACAGTTGGGTGATATTAGTCCCTTCTTCTGGCAGACCGATACCTCAATAGATAGGAAATCCTGGTGCCATATACAGGACCCCGATTATAAGTCCCCTGAACATATCATTCGCCAACTCGCCGATATCGTCAGCAAGAACGGTTGCCTACTCCTCAATGTAGCCCCTCGTGCCGATGGGACAATTCCTGAAGAGCAGCAGGAAATACTTTTGAAGATAGGAAATTGGCTCTCCCGCTACGGCGAGGCTATCTATGGAACTCGCCCTTGGGTGAAGTATAAGGAGGGACCAATAGATTTCCCAGCTGGTTCCTTCGTAGATGGCACGGAAATTGAGTTCACATCAAAGGATATCCGCTTTACTCGAAAGGGCGATTATCTTTACGCCATTTTTATGAATAGCCCGAAAGGAAATCAACTTGTGATAGAATCGCTTGGAGCAGGTAATACCCATTCTGTTGAAGTCCAGGAAGTGGAATTGCTCCCTAACTATGAAAAGCTCAAGTGGAGAAAAGCGGAGGGAGGTCTATTCATTGAGCTGGTAAAAAAGCCCGAAGATAAAATTTTCGCCTTGAGAATGAAAATAAGGTAA
- a CDS encoding 4Fe-4S binding protein codes for MPKIEIDQERCKGCGLCVEFCPRKVIVFSTNFNSKGVHPAQFMDEGKCTGCAFCAIMCPDAAIEVWR; via the coding sequence ATGCCGAAGATAGAAATTGACCAAGAGCGATGCAAAGGCTGTGGTCTTTGCGTTGAATTTTGCCCAAGAAAAGTCATCGTCTTCTCTACCAATTTCAACAGCAAGGGAGTCCATCCCGCTCAATTCATGGACGAAGGTAAATGTACCGGCTGCGCCTTCTGCGCTATAATGTGCCCAGACGCCGCCATTGAGGTCTGGAGGTGA
- a CDS encoding 3-methyl-2-oxobutanoate dehydrogenase subunit VorB, with protein MMKVLIKGNIAVAEGAIAAGCRLFFGYPITPQNEIPEHMSKRMPEVGGVYLQAESEVAAINMVMGAAAAGARVITTSSSPGISLMQEGISYIVTCELPCVIVNVVRGGPGLGNVLAAQSDYFQAVKGGGHGDYHLITLAPWSGQEMYELTYLAFDIADRYRHPVMVLADGILGQMMEPVELGTLPPPNIPPKPWATTGAKGRKKNIINSLEIVGEKMEEIVKRIFAKYEEAKEKETRWQEIQTEDAELILVAYGTSARVCKTVVDLAREEGLKVGLLRPITLFPFPSKRLRELADKVKAMLVVEMSMGQMVEDVKLSVECKCPVHFYGRTGGVVPKPKEVLAEVKKILYNR; from the coding sequence ATAATGAAAGTCCTCATTAAAGGAAACATCGCCGTCGCTGAGGGCGCCATCGCTGCTGGATGCAGGCTTTTCTTCGGCTATCCCATAACTCCCCAAAATGAAATCCCTGAGCATATGTCTAAAAGGATGCCTGAGGTTGGCGGCGTCTACCTTCAAGCAGAAAGCGAGGTCGCAGCTATAAATATGGTGATGGGCGCCGCCGCAGCGGGCGCAAGAGTGATAACCACTTCTTCCTCTCCCGGTATATCCCTTATGCAGGAGGGAATATCCTATATCGTTACCTGTGAACTCCCCTGCGTTATAGTCAATGTCGTGAGAGGAGGTCCGGGCTTGGGCAATGTCCTCGCCGCTCAATCGGATTACTTCCAAGCAGTTAAGGGAGGGGGACACGGCGATTATCATCTTATAACCCTTGCCCCTTGGTCCGGTCAGGAGATGTACGAGCTCACATACCTTGCCTTTGACATTGCGGATAGATATAGACATCCCGTTATGGTGCTTGCTGACGGCATCTTGGGGCAGATGATGGAGCCAGTTGAACTCGGCACCCTCCCGCCACCCAACATCCCTCCAAAACCCTGGGCAACAACGGGAGCGAAGGGGAGGAAGAAGAATATCATCAATTCCCTTGAGATAGTTGGGGAGAAGATGGAGGAGATAGTAAAGAGGATATTCGCTAAATATGAGGAAGCTAAGGAAAAGGAGACTAGATGGCAGGAAATTCAAACGGAGGATGCGGAGCTAATTCTCGTGGCTTATGGGACATCCGCCAGAGTTTGCAAAACGGTAGTGGATTTGGCAAGAGAAGAAGGCTTAAAGGTAGGACTTCTTCGCCCCATAACCCTCTTCCCCTTCCCATCTAAAAGGTTGAGGGAGTTGGCGGACAAGGTGAAAGCGATGCTCGTCGTTGAGATGAGTATGGGGCAGATGGTTGAGGATGTTAAGCTGTCAGTTGAATGCAAATGCCCCGTCCATTTCTACGGACGAACGGGTGGCGTTGTCCCTAAGCCAAAGGAAGTTCTTGCCGAGGTCAAGAAAATTCTGTATAATAGATAG
- a CDS encoding carboxypeptidase regulatory-like domain-containing protein produces MFGFVSLRGRIGIGASTFLFFLFVAAILVLSGCGGGGGGTSSQPPSSGEGVIVSVQDAFTRSPLSGASVQIGNQTLATDSNGIASFLDLNPGVYTLTVSKSGYQVFSLKVPCNEGMKFVVRLTPNLTSPVTDQTFHQASLNVFGAAKGLQEAFALVNSSPDTTKQDPFVFFISASEAFSSAINNLKTYNPSKNKGTRSVLDILSTLGSLLKIEQGKEQVKQTSDKLYSGKDVPEIDAWLAKNPYDGKYHSLNELKQDDEIGPIILETVIYPRLNLQYQTQSPDSGLNTAIEGAKEIFLSQFTQAGEVFTNLIGWAVDKVWSGTKDVVIKTINYGQLILNNTNQIAYFWEKGKQKLLIGEVKKDTPMTLPQGTMDLVVSNGSAHKPTIQDSIPITGAGTQTIEITAEPISGTPPSGTQTYVGSYSGDVIVDNNLGTWRHSLNVNITLTISKDADGYITGTETFNGTWTVTLISLKPGITLDPPTSGTYAIQNASAKIWGYNDEFGSAETASAKIDDWTAYAIWLTDGVLNSNSANATLCFNGVFQYSTGIITAPVSLTLQKAKKR; encoded by the coding sequence TTGTTCGGTTTTGTATCATTGAGGGGGAGGATAGGAATCGGTGCTTCCACCTTCCTGTTCTTTCTCTTTGTGGCAGCGATTTTGGTTTTATCAGGATGTGGCGGTGGCGGGGGTGGAACGAGCTCTCAACCGCCATCTTCAGGAGAGGGCGTAATCGTATCCGTGCAGGATGCTTTCACTCGTTCTCCCCTCTCCGGAGCGAGCGTTCAAATCGGGAACCAGACCCTCGCAACAGATAGCAACGGGATAGCTTCGTTCCTTGATTTGAACCCTGGGGTCTATACTCTCACGGTATCAAAGAGCGGATATCAAGTCTTTTCCCTCAAAGTCCCTTGCAATGAAGGTATGAAATTCGTTGTTAGGCTTACTCCAAATCTAACATCCCCTGTGACCGACCAAACATTCCATCAGGCTTCTCTCAATGTTTTCGGTGCCGCAAAGGGTTTGCAGGAAGCATTCGCCTTGGTAAACTCCTCGCCCGATACAACAAAACAGGACCCATTCGTTTTCTTCATTTCCGCTAGCGAAGCCTTTTCCTCCGCTATCAATAACTTAAAGACATATAATCCAAGCAAAAACAAAGGAACTCGTTCAGTCTTAGATATTCTCTCCACTCTGGGTAGCTTGCTCAAGATAGAGCAGGGAAAAGAACAGGTTAAACAAACGAGCGATAAGCTTTACTCTGGGAAAGATGTGCCGGAGATAGACGCCTGGTTAGCTAAAAATCCATATGACGGGAAATATCATTCATTAAACGAGCTTAAACAAGATGATGAAATTGGCCCGATAATTCTCGAAACTGTTATTTATCCTCGTCTTAATTTGCAATATCAAACCCAGTCCCCGGATAGTGGCCTCAACACAGCAATTGAGGGAGCGAAAGAAATTTTTCTTTCTCAGTTCACGCAGGCTGGCGAGGTTTTCACCAATCTCATAGGGTGGGCTGTGGACAAGGTTTGGAGCGGGACTAAGGATGTAGTAATAAAGACGATAAATTATGGGCAATTAATCCTCAACAACACCAATCAAATCGCCTACTTTTGGGAAAAGGGTAAGCAGAAGCTCCTCATTGGTGAAGTGAAGAAAGATACACCTATGACGTTGCCACAAGGGACGATGGACCTTGTGGTTTCCAATGGTTCGGCACACAAGCCAACCATTCAGGATTCCATCCCGATAACGGGAGCGGGAACGCAAACGATAGAAATAACGGCCGAGCCGATAAGTGGAACTCCTCCAAGCGGTACGCAGACCTATGTTGGGAGCTATTCGGGAGATGTGATTGTTGACAACAATTTGGGGACTTGGAGACATTCTCTAAATGTAAACATTACCCTTACTATATCCAAAGATGCTGATGGATATATCACAGGGACGGAAACCTTTAATGGCACTTGGACTGTGACCCTTATCTCCCTTAAGCCCGGTATAACCTTAGACCCACCTACGAGCGGGACTTACGCCATTCAGAATGCCTCAGCGAAAATCTGGGGTTATAACGACGAGTTCGGCTCCGCTGAAACGGCTAGTGCTAAAATTGATGATTGGACTGCATATGCTATTTGGTTGACCGATGGGGTGCTAAATAGCAATTCTGCAAATGCTACACTGTGCTTTAACGGCGTTTTCCAATATAGCACTGGCATCATTACAGCTCCTGTGAGCTTGACCCTCCAAAAAGCAAAAAAGAGATAG
- a CDS encoding sulfatase has product MRILYIDIDTLRPDHLSCYGYRRETSPNIDRIAKQGIIFTNCFASDAPCLPSRAAMFSGRFGIHNGVVGHGGTAADPFIVGAKRGFSHQREYWGFVELLKKAGGFYTVSVSPFAERHSAWWFCAGFREFFNPGKGGMEIATDVYPYAEEWLRKNAEKDNWFVHINFWDPHTPYRTPKEERVDLGPIPPQAKWLTQEIIDRHLQSFGPHSASEPFGIGEKEVEIWWKSFWEDIPTRIDSPEAFYKWIDGYDQGIRFADKYVGKILEILEEKGVLEDTAIIVTSDHAENLGELNVYGDHQTADYITNRVPFILKWPGLEPGINNSLYYQVDLAATILGLLKIEIPKRWDGIDFSEELKRKTYKGRDYLVISNCAWSCQRSVVWNDWLMIRTYHEGLKDFPKIMLFNIKDDPHEVRNLAEERQDIVGKCMILLDEWHEEMMNKSDNRVDPMQTVLKEGGPYHTREDAEAYANRLKETGREKNAEKILNWLKEGRYWR; this is encoded by the coding sequence TTGCGCATTCTCTACATTGATATTGACACGCTCCGTCCCGACCATCTTTCCTGTTATGGCTATAGAAGGGAGACCTCCCCAAATATAGATAGGATAGCAAAGCAGGGAATCATCTTCACTAACTGCTTTGCTTCCGATGCGCCCTGCCTTCCCTCCCGCGCCGCTATGTTCTCAGGCAGATTCGGAATCCATAACGGCGTTGTAGGGCATGGAGGGACCGCCGCAGACCCCTTCATCGTCGGCGCCAAAAGAGGCTTCAGCCATCAAAGGGAGTATTGGGGATTCGTCGAACTTTTGAAGAAAGCGGGCGGATTCTACACTGTCTCTGTTAGCCCCTTCGCCGAAAGGCATTCCGCTTGGTGGTTCTGCGCCGGCTTTCGGGAATTCTTCAATCCGGGAAAGGGAGGAATGGAAATCGCCACTGATGTATACCCCTACGCTGAGGAATGGCTGAGAAAGAACGCCGAGAAGGATAATTGGTTCGTCCATATAAACTTCTGGGACCCTCACACACCCTATAGAACCCCTAAAGAAGAAAGGGTTGACCTTGGTCCTATTCCTCCCCAAGCTAAATGGCTGACGCAGGAGATAATTGATCGGCATCTCCAAAGCTTCGGTCCCCATAGCGCAAGTGAACCCTTTGGAATAGGGGAAAAAGAAGTTGAGATATGGTGGAAGAGCTTTTGGGAAGATATCCCCACGCGAATAGATTCACCGGAGGCGTTCTATAAATGGATTGACGGTTACGACCAAGGGATAAGATTCGCCGATAAATATGTTGGGAAAATTTTGGAAATCTTGGAGGAAAAGGGCGTTCTTGAGGATACAGCGATTATCGTAACTTCGGACCACGCCGAAAACCTGGGAGAATTGAATGTTTATGGTGACCATCAGACCGCTGATTACATCACAAACAGGGTTCCCTTTATTCTGAAATGGCCGGGCTTGGAGCCTGGCATCAATAACTCTCTCTATTATCAAGTGGACCTTGCCGCAACGATTTTAGGTCTATTGAAAATTGAAATTCCTAAAAGATGGGATGGAATTGATTTCTCAGAGGAACTAAAGAGAAAAACATATAAGGGAAGAGATTATCTCGTCATAAGCAATTGCGCCTGGAGTTGTCAAAGGAGCGTTGTTTGGAACGATTGGCTGATGATAAGGACTTATCATGAGGGGTTGAAGGATTTTCCCAAGATAATGCTTTTCAACATAAAAGATGACCCTCACGAAGTGAGGAATCTCGCGGAGGAAAGACAAGATATTGTGGGCAAGTGCATGATATTGCTTGACGAGTGGCACGAGGAAATGATGAACAAATCCGATAACAGAGTAGACCCTATGCAGACCGTTTTAAAGGAAGGCGGACCATATCACACAAGAGAAGATGCGGAAGCATATGCCAATAGGTTGAAGGAGACTGGAAGGGAAAAGAATGCGGAGAAAATCCTCAACTGGTTAAAAGAAGGGAGGTATTGGAGATGA